One Sodalinema gerasimenkoae IPPAS B-353 DNA segment encodes these proteins:
- a CDS encoding filamentous hemagglutinin N-terminal domain-containing protein yields MTGVAIPLPALAQIVPDTTLPNNSTITPDQNRLIIDGGTQVETNLFHSFEEFSLPTGQEAFFDNPSTVDHIFTRVTGDSLSNIDGLIRANNANLFLLNPNGLIFGTNARLDIGGSFLGTTAERFEFADGTEFGRTPSPQMPLLTMTVPVGLQFGATPGNIEVFGLGHNLTPQPGTGAVMRSPAGGLQVESGQSLTLLSGDISLNGGNLTAEQGNIHLGTLGGNSQVSLDNLFQPNYSGVENSGSIDLRQRASIDVSGAGGGTIDLRSQRLGIQDGSTILSLTEGNEPGRSINIDISDAVEVIGVNREQFAPSSILTQTQGLGSSGNLTLNAGQLSIRDGGQVSSSSFSPGRSGDVTVNLSEKLELSGGITVPDGFISSSLATATLGFGPAGDLTINSDVAVIQENARINADTLIEEAPAGNITLNVRELSLLSGGQLSATTFGTGNAGNIFIQATDFVEVIGGRESNDSGIFSQVEWRPSDTEGEPILATGRGGNLDIITPQLSLLGGGQVSASTFGGGQGGSISINTSEILTISGGRFHEGNIIPSAITAVTVGESNAGELTVNSQQIRVQDGGQITAGTRGPGDAGNLTITANDIDLSGTTPDGRPSRFTVRTEGPGESGNLRIEGNRLTVREGAEVNVDGILRDRDGTPLLNVPLGDAGDLTIQVRDLFLNNGRLTAETTSGESGNIIITANDFRLLNNSQVTTNAVGSATGGNIEIDTATLTALENSNINANAQEDFAGRVVLNTQGLFGTEFREESTPNSDITATSALGPDFSGIVEINTPEVDPVSALIELEDRPVNAAVDQNPCIQGSETEFVQTGSSGLPPGPNDPFTGTTGWEDLRLDPLDDPQVRDDSTEPLPSTPTQIRQAQTWHVNAEGELVLTAPGTGSNYRPPAAPDNCSPQSQAPQSEKSDRPGTSSPNQAFQVQGFQFQGNTVLSDAELAQSIDSFRNRDLQFPELQDLADRITAQYKDEGYITSGAYIPPQTTQNRVITVQILEGTLENIQVRTSGNLNPNYVVRRIQRFTEGPVKKEQLLQALQLLQLDPRIDRLSAELGAGVRAGTNLLNVQVQESNAVTASLSLDNDRSPTVGSFRQQADSGIANLFGIGDVTTLAYSNTEGTANWNLGYRLPINALDGTIGFLYSTGDSRIIEAPFDQVDIQADTRTYEVSYRQPLLRQVQPRSQENDRENHRENESSVPQDYVFREFAVGLSASRRDTQTSILDRNFPLSPGADDQGETNISVLRLFQDWTQRDSREVLALRSEFSLGVNWFEATVNESEPDSEFFAWRGQAQWVRRLSGMGTPGEAGTRLLVRGDAQLASTSLVPIEQFSLGGRRRMRGYRQDVLLADSGLFGSAEVQLPLFQFARRQGTVWLAPFVEVGTVWNLGDRANPDTSTLASAGLGLRLQLGDRLTAAVDWGIPLIELDTGNDTLQDNGLYFSIRFNPL; encoded by the coding sequence ATGACGGGGGTTGCAATTCCCCTTCCCGCCTTGGCTCAAATTGTCCCGGATACGACTCTCCCCAATAACTCGACTATCACCCCAGACCAAAACCGACTCATTATCGATGGTGGAACTCAGGTCGAAACTAACCTATTCCATAGCTTTGAGGAATTTTCCCTCCCAACTGGCCAGGAAGCATTTTTCGATAATCCCTCCACGGTTGATCATATCTTTACTCGTGTAACCGGGGATAGTCTGTCTAACATTGATGGTTTAATTCGCGCCAATAATGCCAACCTATTCCTGCTCAACCCCAATGGGCTGATTTTCGGGACTAATGCTCGATTAGACATTGGTGGGTCATTCTTAGGAACCACGGCGGAGCGATTTGAGTTTGCTGACGGTACTGAATTTGGCAGGACTCCCAGCCCTCAGATGCCTCTTCTAACTATGACCGTTCCTGTGGGATTGCAGTTTGGCGCTACCCCAGGCAATATCGAAGTCTTCGGTCTGGGTCATAATTTAACGCCACAACCGGGAACTGGAGCAGTAATGCGATCGCCCGCTGGGGGATTACAAGTTGAATCCGGTCAATCCCTAACTCTGTTGAGTGGCGATATTTCACTGAATGGGGGAAATCTGACCGCTGAACAGGGAAATATCCACCTAGGAACTTTAGGGGGTAACAGTCAGGTCAGCCTAGACAATCTCTTTCAACCCAACTACAGCGGTGTGGAAAACTCAGGTTCTATCGATTTGCGACAACGAGCCTCCATCGATGTCAGTGGTGCAGGAGGTGGCACCATTGACCTACGATCTCAGCGTCTGGGAATCCAAGACGGTTCTACGATTCTATCTCTGACTGAAGGTAACGAACCCGGGAGAAGCATCAATATCGATATCAGCGATGCAGTTGAGGTTATCGGTGTTAATCGAGAACAGTTTGCCCCGAGTAGCATCCTTACCCAAACCCAAGGCCTGGGGTCTAGCGGCAATTTAACTCTTAATGCTGGGCAATTATCTATCCGCGATGGGGGACAAGTGTCATCTTCTTCCTTCAGTCCCGGTCGTAGCGGAGATGTTACAGTTAATCTCTCAGAAAAACTCGAACTTAGTGGGGGAATAACTGTTCCGGATGGTTTCATATCGAGTAGTTTAGCAACAGCGACCTTGGGTTTTGGTCCTGCTGGAGATCTGACCATCAATAGCGACGTTGCCGTAATCCAGGAAAATGCAAGGATTAACGCAGATACTTTAATCGAAGAGGCCCCGGCGGGAAATATAACCCTCAACGTTAGAGAGCTAAGCCTTCTGAGTGGCGGACAACTTTCTGCAACCACTTTTGGTACTGGGAATGCCGGTAATATCTTCATTCAAGCTACCGATTTTGTGGAAGTTATTGGCGGGAGAGAATCTAATGATAGTGGTATTTTTTCACAAGTTGAGTGGCGTCCCTCAGACACTGAGGGTGAACCGATCCTAGCTACAGGAAGAGGTGGAAACTTGGACATCATAACGCCCCAACTAAGTCTATTAGGAGGTGGACAAGTCTCTGCCTCAACCTTTGGGGGTGGACAGGGTGGTAGCATCTCAATTAACACTTCAGAAATTCTTACAATCAGCGGTGGACGTTTTCATGAAGGCAACATCATCCCCAGCGCCATTACCGCTGTCACTGTAGGAGAGTCAAACGCAGGAGAGTTAACCGTCAACAGTCAACAGATTCGGGTTCAAGATGGGGGGCAAATCACCGCCGGAACCCGAGGCCCCGGAGATGCTGGCAACCTAACTATCACAGCCAACGACATTGACCTCAGTGGCACAACTCCCGATGGCAGACCTAGCCGCTTCACAGTGCGGACGGAAGGACCAGGAGAGTCCGGAAACTTGAGGATTGAGGGGAATCGCTTGACTGTCCGCGAAGGTGCCGAAGTCAACGTTGATGGAATTCTTCGGGATCGAGACGGGACTCCTCTCCTAAACGTACCCTTGGGTGATGCCGGAGACTTAACCATCCAAGTCCGAGACCTCTTCCTAAATAACGGTCGCCTCACCGCCGAAACCACCTCAGGGGAATCTGGCAATATCATCATCACCGCTAACGACTTTCGGCTACTAAACAACAGTCAAGTCACCACCAATGCCGTGGGAAGCGCAACTGGGGGCAACATTGAAATCGATACCGCAACCCTGACCGCCCTAGAAAACAGCAATATCAATGCCAACGCTCAAGAGGACTTTGCCGGTCGGGTGGTTCTCAACACCCAAGGACTCTTTGGGACAGAATTTCGCGAAGAAAGCACCCCCAACAGCGATATTACAGCTACCTCAGCATTAGGACCCGACTTCAGTGGCATCGTGGAAATCAACACCCCAGAAGTCGACCCCGTCAGCGCCCTCATCGAACTCGAAGACCGACCCGTCAACGCCGCCGTCGACCAAAACCCCTGCATCCAAGGCAGCGAAACGGAATTTGTGCAAACCGGCAGCAGTGGCCTCCCCCCCGGCCCCAACGACCCCTTCACCGGAACCACGGGCTGGGAAGACCTACGACTCGACCCCCTCGATGACCCCCAAGTCCGAGACGACAGCACCGAACCCCTCCCCTCCACCCCAACACAGATTCGCCAAGCCCAAACCTGGCACGTCAACGCCGAGGGGGAACTGGTCCTAACCGCTCCCGGAACGGGGTCTAACTATCGCCCTCCCGCCGCGCCGGACAACTGTTCCCCCCAGTCGCAAGCACCCCAGAGTGAGAAAAGCGATCGCCCCGGGACCTCCTCCCCAAACCAAGCCTTCCAAGTCCAAGGCTTCCAATTCCAGGGCAACACCGTCCTCTCCGATGCAGAACTGGCCCAGTCCATCGACTCATTCAGAAATCGCGACCTCCAGTTCCCAGAGCTGCAAGACCTCGCAGACCGGATTACAGCACAGTACAAAGACGAAGGCTACATCACCAGCGGCGCTTACATTCCCCCCCAAACCACCCAAAACCGGGTGATCACGGTGCAAATCCTGGAAGGAACCCTGGAAAACATCCAAGTGCGCACCAGTGGCAACCTCAACCCCAACTACGTGGTACGCCGCATCCAGCGATTTACTGAGGGACCCGTCAAGAAAGAACAACTCCTGCAAGCCCTACAACTGCTGCAACTCGACCCCCGCATTGACCGACTCTCAGCGGAGTTGGGGGCGGGAGTCCGAGCAGGAACCAATCTGCTCAATGTCCAAGTCCAGGAGAGCAATGCCGTCACTGCCAGTCTCAGCCTGGACAACGATCGCTCCCCCACGGTCGGCAGTTTCCGACAACAGGCCGATAGCGGCATCGCCAACCTCTTCGGCATTGGGGATGTGACCACCCTGGCCTACAGCAATACGGAGGGAACGGCCAACTGGAATCTGGGCTATCGTCTGCCCATTAACGCCCTCGATGGCACCATTGGCTTCCTCTATAGCACGGGGGACAGTCGCATTATCGAGGCCCCCTTCGACCAAGTGGATATCCAAGCGGACACTCGCACCTATGAGGTCAGTTACCGCCAACCGCTGTTACGCCAAGTGCAACCCCGGTCACAGGAAAATGATAGGGAGAATCATAGGGAGAATGAGTCTTCAGTCCCTCAGGATTACGTGTTTCGGGAGTTTGCGGTGGGGTTGAGCGCCTCGCGACGGGACACTCAAACCTCCATTCTTGACCGTAATTTTCCCCTCTCTCCAGGGGCCGATGACCAGGGGGAAACCAACATTTCTGTGTTGCGCCTGTTCCAAGATTGGACGCAACGAGACAGCCGCGAGGTATTGGCCCTACGCTCGGAGTTTAGTCTGGGGGTGAACTGGTTTGAGGCCACGGTGAATGAGAGTGAACCCGATAGTGAGTTCTTTGCTTGGCGAGGTCAGGCTCAGTGGGTGCGGCGGCTCTCGGGGATGGGGACTCCTGGGGAGGCGGGGACTCGCTTACTGGTGCGGGGAGATGCCCAGTTGGCGTCGACCTCCCTGGTTCCCATTGAGCAGTTCAGTTTGGGAGGACGGCGGCGGATGCGAGGTTATCGTCAGGATGTGCTGCTGGCGGATTCGGGTTTGTTTGGCTCGGCGGAGGTGCAATTGCCCTTATTCCAGTTTGCTCGCCGCCAGGGGACGGTCTGGCTGGCTCCTTTTGTGGAGGTGGGGACGGTCTGGAATTTGGGCGATCGCGCCAATCCTGACACCAGTACTTTAGCCTCGGCTGGATTGGGGTTACGCTTACAGTTGGGCGATCGCCTCACGGCTGCTGTTGACTGGGGGATTCCCCTCATTGAACTGGATACGGGCAACGATACGTTACAAGACAACGGTTTGTATTTCTCAATCAGGTTTAACCCCCTATGA
- a CDS encoding CHAT domain-containing protein, which yields MMRVSGALRFCVGLLLGCLISVAVPALWPDAGVTAPPLDRSMLAQSSEPDVLLRQGRAAYESGEMASAVQQLQGAAQAYGERGEPLNQAIALNYLSLAQQQQGQWREAEAVIKESLDLIGVPSATARDDRQRLFAAALTTRGQLQLAVGQAEAAFESWQEAERRYERLEDVEGRWGSQLNQARALEALGLYRRSCDQLLDVLTSGTLSCDGLAADDPDVRTRQREELLGAIEQQPDSPLKAMALRSLGNQLRLLGQLELSDSILRQGLAVAERVESPRDIALSLLNLGHTYQALSQQALNYNRSEMKIKSSNWAAINYYRQASNSSSDPSVTVQAQLSLIGMWVESQREAEAVALFPEVRDHLSALPVGKLAIQGRIQLACSLLGCDRLAAQTDEQRVTVDPTASLELLETAVGQAKDLGDLRLKAAAIGRLGTFYEASRDWDRAQEFTEEAIALSGDKPDLVYQWQWQLGRILQARHEQTAVQEADSGAILAYEKAYIILNDLRGDLASLDSNVQFNFRDQVEPVYRQFIDLLLRGDNPSQDNLEQARLAAEDLQLAELDNFFQDACAEPRVVDIETLDPRNETAIIYSIMLKDRLEVIAKLPNISRLHYHSSQVTPTEIDDVTKTLSEIMTSSSATLEAIQSETHKLYQWILEPLETEIDINSSRENSSIKNLIFILDGSLRNIPVSFIFGKDQYLVERYATAITPGLQLLESQTTNLTINNAQALLTGITESPSFKNEQMGNLPNVRNELQALGQIIRRSQEISEDRFLQNNIQNQVQSTPFNIIHIATHGRFSSDPNETFILDYLGRITVRDLDKLLARNPVLQSGAIELLTLSACQTASGDQRAALGIAGFAIRAGARSTLASLWNVEDRSTAEFMRRFYEKLLDENLTKAEALREVQIDFINKETDDPFHFRPYFWAPFTLIGHWL from the coding sequence ATGATGCGTGTTTCTGGTGCGTTACGTTTTTGCGTCGGCTTGCTGCTGGGATGTCTGATCAGTGTTGCGGTTCCGGCCCTTTGGCCCGATGCGGGGGTCACGGCTCCCCCATTAGACCGCTCGATGTTGGCTCAGTCGTCAGAGCCAGATGTTTTGCTGCGTCAGGGTCGAGCGGCTTATGAGTCTGGGGAGATGGCCTCGGCGGTTCAGCAGTTGCAGGGGGCGGCTCAGGCCTATGGGGAACGGGGGGAACCGTTGAATCAGGCGATCGCCCTCAATTACCTGTCTCTGGCGCAACAGCAGCAGGGTCAGTGGAGGGAGGCAGAGGCGGTGATTAAGGAGAGTTTAGACTTGATTGGGGTTCCGAGTGCCACGGCGCGGGATGACCGGCAACGGCTGTTTGCTGCCGCCTTGACCACTCGGGGTCAGTTGCAATTGGCTGTAGGCCAAGCAGAAGCGGCGTTTGAGAGTTGGCAGGAGGCGGAACGGCGCTATGAGCGGTTGGAGGATGTTGAGGGCCGTTGGGGCAGTCAACTGAATCAGGCTCGGGCGTTGGAGGCGTTGGGGTTGTATCGGCGATCGTGCGATCAATTGTTGGATGTCTTGACCTCTGGGACGTTGAGCTGTGATGGTTTGGCGGCGGATGACCCAGATGTGAGAACTCGTCAGCGGGAGGAGTTGTTGGGGGCGATCGAACAGCAGCCGGATTCTCCCTTGAAGGCGATGGCTTTGCGGAGTTTAGGGAATCAGTTACGGCTGTTGGGGCAGTTGGAGTTGTCGGACAGCATCTTGCGTCAGGGGTTAGCTGTAGCGGAGCGCGTTGAGTCTCCTCGGGATATCGCTCTCTCTTTATTGAATTTGGGACATACCTATCAGGCGTTATCTCAACAGGCCCTTAACTATAATCGCTCCGAGATGAAAATCAAGAGTTCGAATTGGGCTGCAATCAACTACTATCGACAAGCCAGCAATTCAAGTTCTGACCCCTCGGTGACGGTTCAGGCGCAGCTGAGTTTGATTGGGATGTGGGTGGAGTCACAGCGGGAAGCTGAGGCGGTGGCGTTGTTTCCCGAGGTGCGCGATCACCTCTCGGCATTGCCCGTGGGTAAACTGGCGATTCAGGGACGGATTCAGTTGGCTTGTAGTCTGCTGGGGTGCGATCGCCTCGCCGCTCAAACCGATGAACAGAGGGTTACAGTTGATCCAACTGCGTCACTGGAGTTGTTAGAAACTGCCGTTGGTCAAGCCAAGGACTTGGGAGATCTGAGGCTTAAAGCGGCGGCGATCGGTCGTTTGGGAACGTTTTATGAAGCCAGTAGGGATTGGGACAGGGCGCAAGAGTTCACCGAGGAGGCGATCGCTCTCTCAGGAGATAAACCCGATTTAGTCTATCAATGGCAATGGCAACTGGGACGCATTTTGCAAGCGCGTCATGAGCAAACCGCTGTGCAGGAGGCAGACTCGGGGGCCATTCTAGCTTATGAGAAGGCCTATATCATTCTCAATGATTTACGAGGTGATTTGGCAAGTCTGGATTCCAATGTGCAATTCAACTTCCGCGATCAGGTTGAACCGGTATATCGACAATTCATTGATTTACTTTTGCGCGGGGACAATCCCAGTCAGGACAATTTGGAACAGGCGCGTTTGGCTGCTGAAGACCTCCAACTTGCCGAATTGGATAATTTCTTCCAAGATGCTTGTGCTGAACCTAGAGTCGTCGATATCGAGACCCTAGATCCTCGGAATGAGACGGCAATTATCTACTCAATCATGTTGAAAGATAGACTCGAAGTTATTGCCAAGCTGCCTAACATATCGAGACTTCACTATCACTCCAGTCAGGTGACTCCAACAGAGATAGATGATGTCACTAAGACTTTATCCGAGATAATGACATCTTCGAGTGCAACGCTAGAAGCAATTCAATCAGAAACACACAAACTTTATCAATGGATTCTCGAACCACTTGAAACTGAGATAGATATCAATTCTTCCAGAGAAAATAGTTCAATCAAAAATCTGATTTTCATCCTAGATGGCTCTTTAAGAAATATTCCAGTCTCCTTTATTTTTGGCAAAGATCAGTATCTTGTTGAACGCTATGCGACCGCGATCACTCCTGGGCTTCAACTGCTAGAATCACAAACAACTAACTTAACAATAAATAATGCCCAAGCCTTACTAACTGGGATTACAGAATCTCCAAGTTTTAAAAATGAACAAATGGGAAATTTACCCAATGTTAGGAATGAGCTACAAGCCCTTGGTCAAATCATTCGGCGTAGTCAAGAGATATCAGAAGATCGTTTTCTGCAAAACAACATCCAAAACCAAGTCCAATCAACTCCTTTCAATATCATTCATATTGCAACCCACGGTAGATTTAGTTCAGATCCTAATGAGACCTTTATTCTGGATTATCTTGGACGTATTACCGTCCGAGATTTAGATAAATTGCTGGCTCGAAATCCTGTTCTCCAATCGGGAGCCATTGAATTATTGACACTGAGTGCCTGCCAAACGGCCTCAGGTGACCAGCGTGCTGCCTTGGGAATTGCAGGGTTTGCCATTCGTGCCGGGGCCAGAAGTACTTTGGCGAGTTTGTGGAATGTCGAAGATCGCTCGACAGCAGAGTTCATGCGACGATTTTACGAGAAACTTCTTGATGAAAATCTAACAAAAGCAGAAGCACTCCGTGAAGTTCAAATCGATTTTATAAATAAGGAAACCGATGATCCTTTTCACTTTCGTCCCTACTTTTGGGCACCTTTTACCTTAATTGGTCATTGGCTATAA
- a CDS encoding DUF928 domain-containing protein — protein sequence MKLHLVHQPVFQFLLTIIVAIGNLIMSSRPLQAQSNNEIENFLEDVQIIFTPAGHENPPEAPPPSIGGTGSRGDCIATAIPLTHLVGHYGSWDLTLTTQEYPTFWFYVPYTSEEATSGEFSLQDSGASEEYWRVEFELPGNSNQATPGIVSITLPETVEPLEPNRQYQWFFYLNCPTPETVSNERTTDAASVYGLVERRNPSDMNPDLEAELNEATHPLEMAEVYANNGIGFDALTQFAQVRLDYPDSEPLNEEWRRFLTSMGFGHVSEEPLSGSVNLIE from the coding sequence ATGAAACTACATCTAGTTCACCAACCCGTTTTCCAGTTTTTGCTGACGATTATCGTTGCAATCGGTAATCTAATCATGAGTTCACGACCCTTACAAGCACAATCAAACAATGAAATTGAGAATTTTTTAGAAGATGTTCAGATTATTTTTACCCCAGCAGGTCATGAAAATCCACCTGAAGCTCCACCTCCAAGTATTGGAGGTACAGGAAGTCGCGGTGATTGTATTGCCACAGCCATTCCTCTCACTCATTTAGTCGGTCATTACGGTTCTTGGGATTTGACATTAACCACCCAGGAGTACCCAACATTTTGGTTTTATGTTCCCTACACCTCTGAAGAAGCCACCTCTGGAGAATTTTCCCTACAGGACTCTGGAGCCTCAGAGGAATACTGGAGGGTAGAATTTGAACTTCCCGGAAATTCTAATCAGGCAACACCAGGGATTGTGAGTATCACACTTCCGGAAACGGTAGAACCTTTAGAACCCAATCGTCAGTATCAATGGTTTTTTTATCTCAATTGTCCAACACCGGAAACGGTATCTAATGAACGGACGACTGATGCTGCTTCAGTTTACGGTCTTGTTGAGCGACGAAACCCCTCTGACATGAATCCTGATTTGGAAGCTGAACTCAATGAAGCGACGCATCCATTGGAAATGGCTGAAGTTTACGCCAACAATGGAATAGGGTTTGACGCACTGACCCAATTTGCTCAGGTTCGACTGGATTATCCTGATAGCGAACCTTTAAACGAAGAATGGCGTCGTTTCTTAACTTCCATGGGTTTTGGCCATGTCAGCGAAGAACCCCTGAGTGGTTCCGTCAATCTTATCGAATAA